In one window of Mobiluncus massiliensis DNA:
- a CDS encoding ABC transporter ATP-binding protein, with the protein MNTTTTAALQLTNLHKHFGKVHAVDGIELNVPTGTVMALLGPNGAGKTTTLDMVLGLSAPTSGEVQVLGESPKTAISRGQIAAVLQTGGLLKDMYVSEVVRWIAAAYGRDVDTPENRERVIRAANLEPIRKRKIGKCSGGEQQRIKFALALLPNPDILVLDEPTAGMDANARRDFWEVMHGQAQNGKTIIFATHYLQEAADYADRIVVMNHGKIIADASPAEITAQRTRNVSFQVDPSHLKALTAQIQEHWPQESVAINDNRMYLSVQKSDDFARFILSQPGVSHLEIVPPSMEDTFFTLTSN; encoded by the coding sequence ATGAACACAACTACTACGGCTGCCCTGCAGCTCACTAATTTGCATAAGCACTTCGGGAAAGTCCACGCGGTGGACGGCATCGAACTTAATGTACCGACTGGTACAGTTATGGCTCTGCTGGGGCCGAACGGGGCGGGGAAAACCACCACCCTGGATATGGTTCTGGGGCTGAGCGCACCGACCTCCGGGGAAGTACAGGTTTTGGGCGAAAGCCCGAAAACCGCGATTTCCCGCGGTCAGATTGCTGCCGTCCTGCAAACGGGTGGCCTACTCAAAGACATGTATGTCTCCGAAGTCGTTCGCTGGATTGCCGCAGCTTACGGCCGTGATGTTGATACCCCGGAAAACCGGGAGCGGGTGATACGCGCGGCAAACCTAGAGCCGATTCGCAAACGTAAGATTGGGAAATGCTCCGGCGGGGAACAGCAGCGGATTAAATTCGCGCTGGCCCTGTTGCCAAACCCGGATATTTTGGTGCTTGACGAACCAACCGCGGGGATGGACGCCAACGCGCGCCGCGACTTTTGGGAAGTGATGCACGGTCAGGCGCAAAACGGCAAGACCATCATCTTTGCCACCCACTACCTCCAGGAGGCCGCGGACTATGCTGATCGCATCGTGGTGATGAATCACGGAAAAATTATCGCGGATGCCAGCCCGGCAGAAATTACTGCCCAGAGAACGCGCAACGTGTCCTTCCAGGTTGACCCCTCACACCTCAAAGCGCTCACCGCTCAGATACAGGAACACTGGCCCCAGGAATCTGTAGCAATCAATGACAACAGAATGTACCTTTCGGTACAAAAATCGGATGATTTCGCACGTTTCATCCTCTCTCAACCCGGTGTGAGCCACTTGGAAATCGTGCCTCCCTCCATGGAGGACACTTTCTTTACCCTAACCAGCAACTAA
- a CDS encoding ABC transporter permease, whose product MNTKIFALDLKRILRSPEVPMFVIGLPVVIYLIFGVAATYAKEMVADTATNWAWVTMVNIAAYGAIISTASFAAGTSVDKIQGWGRQIALTPLSNGRYLGTKIVLGALLAALPVAVIFLLGGLTQAKAEPSAWIISVLVILGGSLTFTLYGLAFGMLLHSDTAVSIASGLTTLFAFGANLFMPLGGWLLDFAKFIPGYGYGILARYSATNGNQITMDGEMYTENLGIGIVNFVVWILIFALLALWGYQRSRRHA is encoded by the coding sequence ATGAACACGAAAATATTTGCTCTGGATTTAAAGCGAATTCTGCGCTCACCGGAAGTACCCATGTTTGTCATTGGACTGCCGGTAGTGATTTACCTGATTTTTGGGGTCGCTGCGACCTACGCCAAGGAAATGGTCGCCGACACCGCCACCAATTGGGCCTGGGTCACTATGGTCAATATCGCCGCCTACGGGGCCATTATCTCCACCGCTAGTTTCGCCGCTGGCACCTCGGTGGACAAAATCCAAGGCTGGGGACGCCAAATCGCACTGACTCCCCTGAGCAACGGGAGGTACCTGGGTACCAAAATCGTCTTGGGAGCGCTACTGGCGGCTTTGCCCGTGGCGGTCATCTTCCTGTTGGGTGGTCTGACTCAAGCCAAAGCGGAGCCCTCTGCCTGGATTATCTCTGTCTTGGTGATTCTGGGCGGATCACTCACTTTCACCCTCTACGGTCTGGCTTTCGGGATGTTGTTGCATTCCGATACGGCCGTCTCTATTGCCTCTGGACTGACCACTCTATTTGCTTTCGGAGCGAATCTGTTCATGCCCCTGGGCGGATGGCTGCTGGATTTCGCGAAATTCATCCCGGGCTACGGTTACGGAATTCTCGCCAGATACTCCGCCACTAACGGAAATCAGATTACGATGGACGGAGAGATGTACACCGAAAACCTAGGAATTGGCATCGTGAACTTTGTAGTGTGGATCTTGATTTTTGCCCTCCTGGCACTGTGGGGCTACCAGCGTTCACGGAGGCACGCATGA
- a CDS encoding sensor histidine kinase, producing MNPKSSHALTTEGRSITSSPSKSYIFAGTFMSLVWLGFLYFPISQALTLPLGSKIISLVLTATFALAYVIAFILSWRKPIMGERNFCYFDGRHRLRKSDAIAFAVLVMTTLLQVAVLGPLDSLTFLPFIAAAAHFTLPQAAGYIAGALTVLASLLIPRFVPNGQEYFGLAITTSAVFMFVAGITFFIGSSIESQRQAGTQAILEERERVARDVHDVLGHTLTVIALKSELAGKLLERDPGRAQTELREITHLARESIEEVRQTVAGLKVQSLFEEITAASQALESAGIGLQREGSAWPDLDSIPAVNQAIFAWVIREATTNIIRHAAASQATIKLDRSNLTITDNGVGIPPDATGHGLEGLKARVEQVGGTLSIVGIREVTSAASAESERQNIPETGTVVEVKL from the coding sequence ATGAACCCGAAATCTTCCCACGCCCTCACCACAGAAGGCCGCAGTATCACCAGTTCGCCTTCGAAGTCCTACATTTTCGCGGGCACCTTCATGAGCCTCGTGTGGCTGGGGTTCCTGTACTTTCCGATTAGTCAGGCACTGACCTTACCCCTGGGGTCAAAGATAATTTCCCTGGTATTGACCGCCACATTCGCACTGGCTTACGTCATAGCTTTTATCCTCTCGTGGCGTAAACCAATCATGGGTGAACGTAACTTCTGCTACTTCGATGGTCGGCACCGCCTACGCAAGAGCGACGCCATAGCCTTTGCAGTACTTGTGATGACTACATTGCTACAGGTGGCAGTGTTAGGACCGCTGGATTCCTTGACTTTCCTGCCGTTTATCGCTGCTGCCGCGCATTTCACCCTGCCCCAGGCGGCTGGCTACATTGCCGGGGCCCTGACGGTTTTAGCCTCCTTACTCATCCCCCGTTTTGTACCGAATGGTCAAGAATATTTTGGCCTCGCCATCACTACCTCAGCGGTGTTTATGTTCGTCGCGGGAATAACTTTCTTTATCGGTTCCAGTATTGAAAGCCAGCGCCAAGCCGGCACACAAGCGATTTTGGAAGAACGCGAACGCGTGGCCAGGGACGTACACGATGTCCTGGGTCACACCCTTACGGTCATTGCCCTCAAATCCGAACTAGCCGGAAAACTGCTGGAACGTGACCCCGGGCGTGCCCAGACGGAGCTGCGCGAGATTACCCACTTGGCGCGGGAATCAATCGAAGAGGTTAGGCAGACTGTGGCGGGGCTCAAAGTGCAGAGTTTGTTCGAGGAAATCACCGCCGCGTCTCAGGCACTAGAGAGTGCCGGTATCGGCTTGCAGCGGGAGGGCAGCGCCTGGCCAGACCTCGACTCCATCCCTGCTGTGAACCAAGCGATTTTTGCCTGGGTGATTAGGGAGGCCACCACCAACATCATTCGTCACGCGGCTGCCAGCCAAGCCACTATCAAGTTGGACCGGAGCAACCTGACTATCACCGATAATGGAGTGGGGATTCCCCCCGATGCTACCGGACACGGCCTGGAGGGACTCAAGGCTCGCGTGGAACAGGTCGGCGGGACTCTCAGTATAGTTGGGATACGTGAGGTCACGAGTGCCGCAAGTGCCGAGAGCGAGCGGCAAAACATCCCGGAGACCGGCACCGTAGTGGAGGTAAAGCTGTGA
- a CDS encoding response regulator transcription factor produces the protein MISVVLADDQALVRGAIAALLELEGDIEVVAQASNGRELLDAVQTHHPQVAVVDIEMPDLDGIAATKAITETTADTKTLILTTFGRPGYLKRALSAGAKGFMVKETPAEELAAAVRTIAAGGTAVDQKLATESLFEGDNPLTEREMEVLKIAEQGLKVQEIAARVYLSPGTVRNYLSSAISKTHTDTSAGAARKARELGWL, from the coding sequence GTGATTAGCGTGGTACTGGCCGATGATCAAGCCCTGGTGCGCGGAGCGATTGCGGCACTGCTGGAACTCGAAGGAGACATTGAGGTTGTCGCCCAGGCCAGCAATGGTCGTGAACTCCTCGATGCCGTCCAAACCCACCACCCCCAGGTTGCGGTGGTGGACATCGAGATGCCCGACCTCGACGGAATCGCCGCCACCAAAGCCATTACCGAGACCACCGCCGACACCAAAACGCTGATTTTGACGACTTTTGGGCGTCCCGGCTACTTGAAACGCGCTTTGAGCGCCGGCGCCAAAGGCTTTATGGTCAAGGAAACTCCCGCCGAAGAACTCGCCGCCGCGGTACGAACTATCGCCGCCGGCGGCACGGCTGTGGACCAAAAACTGGCCACCGAATCCCTTTTCGAGGGCGATAATCCCTTGACTGAACGCGAGATGGAAGTCCTGAAAATCGCCGAACAGGGCTTGAAAGTCCAAGAAATTGCGGCTCGGGTGTATCTCTCACCCGGCACGGTACGCAACTACCTCTCTAGTGCGATCAGCAAAACCCACACGGACACCTCGGCGGGCGCAGCTCGAAAAGCCCGTGAACTCGGATGGCTCTAA
- a CDS encoding class I SAM-dependent methyltransferase, whose translation MNDDCNLPQSTRATKIAAGHWVLARAGKRVLRPGGLKLTNRMLQAADITGKKVVEFAPGLGKTAKIIIDAPVESYTGVDQDPDAARRVQNIVADSGGRVVQADAQDTGLDSQSAQVVVGEAMLTMQSEKNKEKIVSEAYRILEPGGCYAIHELGLTPNDIDMQLADELRKRLAQAIRVNARPLTENEWRKVLENAGFVIEWVGFEPMALLSPRRNLADEGLKGVLRILGNVLNDRELRARILEMRATFKHYRKNLTGIAIIARKPSK comes from the coding sequence ATGAATGATGACTGCAATCTTCCGCAAAGTACTCGTGCCACTAAAATCGCAGCCGGACATTGGGTACTAGCGCGTGCCGGAAAACGGGTGCTGCGTCCCGGAGGACTCAAACTTACTAACCGAATGCTCCAAGCAGCTGATATTACAGGAAAGAAAGTTGTAGAGTTTGCGCCCGGATTAGGCAAAACAGCCAAAATTATTATTGATGCGCCGGTCGAGTCCTATACAGGGGTAGATCAAGACCCGGACGCAGCCCGGCGGGTGCAAAACATCGTTGCAGACAGCGGCGGCAGAGTGGTGCAGGCAGATGCCCAGGATACCGGTTTGGATTCGCAATCGGCCCAGGTAGTGGTGGGCGAGGCGATGCTCACCATGCAAAGCGAAAAAAACAAAGAAAAAATTGTTTCAGAAGCATACCGGATACTAGAACCAGGCGGATGCTACGCAATTCACGAACTCGGATTAACTCCTAACGATATAGACATGCAGCTAGCCGATGAATTACGTAAGCGTCTTGCACAAGCTATTCGCGTGAACGCTCGCCCCCTCACCGAAAATGAATGGCGCAAGGTACTGGAAAATGCTGGTTTTGTTATTGAATGGGTCGGTTTTGAACCCATGGCTCTGCTGTCGCCACGGCGTAACCTAGCTGATGAAGGTCTCAAGGGAGTGTTGCGGATACTCGGTAATGTTCTGAACGATCGAGAGTTACGGGCGAGAATTTTAGAAATGCGCGCCACATTTAAGCACTACCGTAAGAATCTGACAGGGATTGCTATAATAGCACGTAAACCCAGTAAATAG
- a CDS encoding cupin domain-containing protein, producing MDSKEELVTAGLGYINNLAELIEYSPNSTVSKTLMRAEGVNVVLFSFDSGEELSEHTAAMPVIVQTLEGEIEITADGKTVKLLPGGMVHFSTRLPHAVKALTPAKMVLYMLSEQGK from the coding sequence ATGGATTCAAAAGAAGAATTGGTTACTGCCGGTCTAGGATATATAAACAATCTTGCAGAGCTAATTGAGTATTCCCCGAACTCTACCGTTTCTAAAACCCTAATGCGTGCAGAAGGGGTAAATGTTGTGCTATTTTCTTTCGACAGCGGCGAAGAACTATCAGAGCACACCGCAGCTATGCCGGTCATCGTGCAAACCCTGGAAGGGGAAATTGAAATCACCGCCGACGGCAAAACTGTGAAACTGCTTCCCGGCGGAATGGTGCACTTTTCTACCCGCTTACCACACGCAGTTAAAGCCTTGACTCCTGCAAAAATGGTTCTCTATATGCTCAGCGAGCAGGGCAAATAG
- a CDS encoding SPFH domain-containing protein, translated as MEAFLAFVGGLFGMSIIAIIILVLLIMGGMFFVVKQQTNYVIERFGKFHKVALPGLRVKIPFVDQIAKKVPLRIMQLDSVVETKTKDNVFVTIPVSVQYQVQNVVDSYYRLANPERQIQSYVYDRVRTSLAKLDLDEAFSSKDQIAQDVETTLATAMNAYGFAIINTLVTDINPDPTVRASMNSINAAQREREAAVSLAEAEKIKIVKQAEADAEYKRLQGEGIAAQRKAIVDGLVSQYESLRDAGIGSEAQEMLLLTQYFDTLQEVAKASNTQTLMLPSNPGGVNNAMEELRNSLFTATRAADQKQTAAVPPRSHALPTTPAQQ; from the coding sequence ATGGAAGCATTTTTGGCTTTTGTCGGGGGGCTGTTTGGGATGTCGATTATCGCCATCATTATCCTGGTGTTGCTCATCATGGGCGGGATGTTCTTTGTGGTGAAGCAACAGACGAACTACGTGATTGAGCGTTTCGGTAAGTTTCACAAGGTCGCTCTGCCCGGTCTGCGGGTAAAGATTCCGTTCGTGGATCAGATTGCGAAAAAGGTTCCGCTGCGCATCATGCAGCTGGATTCCGTAGTGGAAACCAAGACCAAGGACAACGTGTTCGTCACGATTCCGGTTTCGGTGCAATACCAAGTCCAAAACGTGGTCGATTCCTACTATCGTTTGGCCAATCCGGAACGTCAGATTCAGTCCTACGTTTACGACCGGGTGCGTACCTCCCTGGCCAAACTGGACCTGGACGAGGCGTTTTCTTCCAAGGACCAAATCGCCCAAGACGTCGAGACAACCTTGGCTACGGCTATGAACGCCTACGGTTTCGCCATCATCAACACCCTGGTGACAGACATCAACCCGGATCCGACGGTGCGCGCCTCGATGAACTCAATCAACGCCGCCCAGCGGGAACGTGAGGCAGCGGTTTCCCTGGCGGAGGCCGAGAAAATCAAGATTGTGAAACAGGCTGAGGCCGACGCGGAATACAAGCGCCTGCAAGGTGAAGGTATCGCCGCTCAGCGCAAAGCTATCGTGGACGGTCTGGTCAGCCAGTATGAATCCCTGCGCGATGCCGGGATTGGCTCAGAAGCCCAAGAGATGCTGCTGTTGACCCAGTACTTCGACACGTTACAGGAAGTCGCGAAAGCCTCTAACACCCAGACGCTGATGCTGCCGTCCAACCCCGGTGGCGTCAATAACGCGATGGAGGAGCTGCGCAACTCGCTGTTCACCGCCACTCGTGCCGCGGATCAAAAGCAAACGGCCGCGGTGCCGCCGCGTTCGCACGCCCTCCCCACAACCCCGGCGCAACAGTAA
- a CDS encoding MFS transporter, with product MSDEGVSKSVDSVEASGRNQKPAEDKGNNYLSGYLAAWFKIIATGMITLVAFEAIAVNTAMPFIVDRLDGKNLFALAAGISMSTQLITTALAGAWVDTKGPKPVIYTGIVAFTGGLLVASFAPNIWFVVVGRAIQGLGGGLLIVPLYVMVGSYVLPHKQPAFFAVFAIAWVVPSLVGPLVAGFLVDYVHWRFVFGICPILFLVFFPVVWPKFRQFPPLHDPVPFRPSPRLLWGSIFSGILIGALQVISGVERETVSPVLIIAALVLTLALFFAARPILPPGTFRVVRGVPATVAMRGLLNGTFVTVDLYLPLLLKEIHGWGPTMAGLSMTVSSMTWAFSSWIQGRIVNPAHRRWLIIIGPIIQITGTLVVLLAVVPGFSPWFVLVGWAIAGSGQGLIFPLATVHALSLTPPQRHGEVSAALNVADTLAAAALVAYGGITYATTLFLGPWAFAATIGLMVLMMFVQFWVGTRIFEFPSDK from the coding sequence TTGAGTGATGAGGGAGTGAGTAAATCCGTGGACAGCGTGGAAGCATCGGGACGCAACCAGAAGCCAGCTGAGGACAAGGGGAATAACTATCTCAGCGGTTACCTGGCGGCCTGGTTTAAAATCATCGCTACCGGGATGATTACCTTGGTTGCTTTTGAAGCAATCGCGGTAAACACAGCCATGCCCTTCATCGTGGACCGCCTGGACGGCAAAAATCTGTTCGCGCTGGCAGCCGGAATCTCCATGTCCACCCAGTTGATTACCACCGCCCTAGCCGGGGCGTGGGTCGATACGAAAGGCCCGAAACCGGTAATTTACACGGGCATAGTGGCTTTCACCGGGGGACTGCTGGTGGCGAGTTTCGCCCCCAACATCTGGTTTGTCGTGGTGGGACGCGCGATTCAGGGTCTGGGCGGCGGTTTGCTGATTGTGCCCCTCTACGTGATGGTGGGTTCCTACGTCTTACCGCACAAGCAGCCGGCTTTTTTTGCGGTCTTTGCTATCGCCTGGGTGGTGCCTTCCCTGGTCGGCCCGCTGGTGGCGGGATTCCTGGTGGACTATGTGCATTGGCGTTTCGTTTTCGGAATTTGCCCAATCCTATTTCTGGTGTTTTTTCCGGTAGTGTGGCCAAAATTTCGCCAATTTCCTCCGCTGCATGACCCGGTGCCGTTCCGTCCCTCGCCCCGCCTGCTTTGGGGTTCCATTTTTAGCGGCATCCTGATTGGCGCGCTGCAAGTCATCTCCGGGGTAGAACGTGAAACTGTCTCTCCGGTACTCATTATTGCTGCCTTAGTCCTGACCCTGGCGCTGTTCTTTGCGGCCCGTCCTATCCTTCCTCCCGGCACTTTCCGGGTGGTGCGCGGCGTCCCCGCCACCGTGGCGATGCGCGGACTGTTGAACGGCACTTTTGTCACCGTAGACCTCTACCTACCCCTGCTGCTGAAAGAAATTCACGGTTGGGGCCCCACCATGGCCGGCCTGTCCATGACGGTTTCGTCAATGACCTGGGCTTTCAGCTCGTGGATTCAGGGCCGGATTGTGAATCCAGCGCACCGCCGTTGGTTGATCATCATCGGTCCCATTATCCAGATTACGGGCACCCTGGTGGTACTCCTGGCAGTTGTGCCCGGTTTCAGCCCCTGGTTTGTGCTGGTGGGATGGGCCATCGCCGGTTCGGGTCAAGGTCTCATCTTCCCGCTGGCCACCGTCCACGCCCTTTCCCTGACCCCGCCCCAACGCCACGGCGAAGTCTCCGCAGCTCTGAACGTTGCTGACACCCTCGCGGCTGCCGCTCTGGTGGCTTACGGCGGAATTACCTACGCCACGACCCTCTTTTTGGGACCCTGGGCATTCGCTGCCACGATAGGTTTGATGGTGTTGATGATGTTTGTTCAATTCTGGGTCGGTACCAGGATTTTCGAGTTTCCCTCGGACAAATGA
- a CDS encoding alpha/beta fold hydrolase translates to MKKLTRIAAAAGAAFLGLGLSANAALAIPAPADPTIDNIGGIEAPSSPGGIPANGYGPDYHTAMVGLSQAALHPGMTPLGANDFNCRPAPGTEPVVLIPGTSNDAFGAWSYMSPRLKQAGYCVFTFNYNPATSKNAKGETVINDSKAFSGDIKQSAAFMAGFVDRVLAATGATKVDLVGHSQGGGALPRAYIKWYGGDQKVDQLIGLTPNNHGTTLGGMLNLVNWLRQEIPTLDDKVFHSSNQTGLMQQLVGSEFFNQLNDGIEVYPNIDYTVITTKLDTVVTPYTSEFLEGSNVNNVVLQDVCPADTHRHQNMTYSDVALQLVLQELQEDRLSWQIPVQCHRYQPYLKASDL, encoded by the coding sequence TTGAAGAAGCTAACTCGTATCGCGGCGGCAGCTGGGGCAGCATTTCTAGGGTTGGGTCTGAGCGCCAATGCGGCTCTGGCTATTCCGGCTCCTGCGGATCCCACTATTGACAATATTGGTGGCATTGAAGCCCCAAGTTCCCCGGGAGGAATCCCCGCCAACGGATACGGCCCTGATTACCACACGGCGATGGTGGGTTTGAGCCAGGCCGCTTTGCATCCGGGGATGACACCTTTGGGCGCTAATGATTTCAACTGCCGGCCAGCCCCGGGCACGGAACCGGTCGTGTTAATTCCGGGTACCAGCAATGATGCTTTCGGAGCCTGGTCCTATATGTCTCCACGCTTGAAACAGGCCGGTTACTGCGTATTTACGTTTAACTACAACCCTGCGACCTCAAAGAACGCTAAGGGCGAAACCGTCATCAACGATTCAAAAGCCTTCAGCGGCGACATCAAGCAAAGCGCAGCGTTTATGGCCGGTTTTGTGGATCGGGTCTTGGCGGCTACCGGCGCCACAAAGGTTGACTTGGTGGGCCATTCCCAAGGGGGTGGAGCGCTGCCGCGGGCGTACATCAAGTGGTACGGCGGGGACCAGAAAGTCGACCAGCTCATTGGTCTGACCCCGAACAACCACGGCACGACCTTGGGAGGAATGCTGAACCTGGTTAACTGGCTGCGCCAGGAAATTCCGACCCTTGACGACAAAGTGTTCCACAGCTCTAACCAGACCGGTTTAATGCAGCAGCTGGTCGGTTCGGAGTTCTTTAACCAGCTCAACGATGGTATTGAGGTTTACCCGAACATCGACTACACCGTGATTACCACCAAGTTAGACACGGTCGTCACCCCCTACACCAGCGAATTCTTGGAAGGCAGCAACGTCAATAACGTGGTACTCCAAGACGTGTGTCCGGCGGATACGCATCGACACCAAAACATGACCTATAGTGATGTGGCGCTGCAGCTTGTGCTGCAAGAACTGCAAGAGGATCGTTTGTCCTGGCAGATTCCGGTGCAATGCCACCGCTACCAGCCTTACTTGAAGGCCTCTGATCTGTAA